The genome window CGTCTACTCCTACATCGCCAAGATCGTCACGAACGTCGGCGGGCTGGAGAAGGGCGCCGTGCCGTTCTTCACGCTGGCCTTCGGTCTCGGCATGGTGGTCGGCACCTGGGTCGCCGGCGAGCTCTCGCACTGGTCGGTCTTCAAGTCGCTCATCCTCGGTGGCGTCGGCGCCGGCCTCGCGCTGGTCGCCTTCTGGCTCGCTGCGCCGCACGGCTGGTGGCTGTGGCCGTGCACCATGCTCGTCACCGCGCTGGGCTCGGTCCTCGTGGTCAACCTGCAGCTGCGGCTGATGGACGTCGCAGGCAACGCGGTCACGCTGGGCGCGGCGATGAACCACTCCGCACTCAACATCGCCAACGCGCTCGGCGCCTACCTGGGTGGCGTCGTGATCGACGCCGGACACGGCTACCGGTCCACGGCCCTCGTCGGCGCGATCCTGTCGGTCTTCGGCATCGCGATCCTGCTGTGGAGCGGACTGCTGCACCGGCGAACCGCCCTGAAACCCACTTTTCTCGGCGAGCGCGTGTGATGGAACACTGGGGGCATGCCAGAGTCTGCCTCCACACCGGCCGCTCGGCCCCGGGTCCTGTCCGGGATCCAGCCGACCGCCGACAGCTACCACCTCGGTAACTATCTCGGTGCGGTGCGCAACTGGGCCGACCTGCAGTCCGACCCGGCCGACTACGAGCCGTTCTTCTTCATCGCCGACCAGCACGCGATCACGGTCGAGCAGGATCCGAAGGTGCTGCGTCGACGTACCCTCGTCGCGGCCGCGCAGCTGATCGCCGCGGGCGTCGACCCCGAGCGGTCATCGATCTTCATCCAGTCCCATGTGCCCGAGCACGTGCAGCTGAGCTGGGTGCTGGAGTGCCTCACCGGCTTCGGCGAGGCGCGCCGCATGACGCAGTTCAAGGACAAGTCGGCGAAGCAGGGCGAGGGGTCCGCCTCCGTCGGCCTCTTCACCTACCCCGTGCTGATGGCTGCCGACATCCTGCTCTACCGCCCGGCGTACGTCCCGGTCGGCGAGGACCAGCGCCAGCACCTCGAGCTGACCCGCGACCTCGCCCAGCGCTTCAACTCGCGGTACAAGAAGACGTTCCGGATCCCGGAGCCGTACATCCTCAAGGAGACGGCGAAGATCTACGACCTGCAGGACCCGACGTCGAAGATGTCCAAGTCGGCGTCCTCGCCGAACGGCCTGATCGACATGCTCGACGACCCCAAGGTCTCGGCCAAGAAGATCCGCTCGGCGGTCACGGACTCCGAGGCCGAGGTGCGCTTCGACGAGGCCGAGAAGCCCGGTGTCTCCAACCTGCTCCGGATCTTCTCCGCCCTGTCCGGGGTCACGATCGAGAAGCTCGAGGCCGACTACGTCGGCAAGGGGTACGGCGACTTCAAGTCGGATCTCGCCGAGGTGGTCGTCGACTTCGTGACGCCCTTCCGGACGCGGACGTTCGAGCTGCTCGAGGACCAGACCGAGCTCACCTCGGTGCTTGCGCGTGGTGCCGAGAAGGCGCGTGCGGTGGCGTCGCGGACGATCGCCGACGTCTATGACCGGGTCGGCTTCGTGCCGCCGTTCCCGGCCGCCTGACCGACGGGCGCCCGGATGCAGACCATCGGCGTCGTCATCGTGGTCCCGGAGCCATGGGGGAGTGACCTCCAGGCCTTCCGGGAGCGGATCGGCGACCCGATGGCCGACCTCATTCCGCCCCACATCACACTGCTCCCGCCGGTCGGCATCTCCACGCAGCTGATCAGCGGCGTGGTCGACCACCTCGCCACAGCCGCCGGCATGGTGGCGCCCTTCGAGGTCGCACTCAAGGGCACCGACTCCTTCCGCCCGGTCTCGCCGGTGGTCTTCGTCGCGCTGGAGGAGGGCGCCGACGACTGCGCGACCCTCGAAGGGCTCGTCCGCAACGGGCCGCTGGGGATCGACTCCTCGTGGCCCTACCACCCCCACGTCACCGTCGCCCACGAGCTCCCCGACCAGGTCCTCGACCTCGCCTGCACCGAGTTGGCCGGCCTGGAGGCGAGCTTCGTCGTCGACGAGTTCACCCTCTACATCCTCGACCCCGACGGCCGCTGGCACCCGACGCACACGTTCCCGCTGGGGAGCCAGACCGACCGCGGCGAGGACTAGCCAGTGCCCCCGGCGATCGTGGTGCGGGCCCAGAAGGCCTTCGAGCAGGCCCGCTCGCGGTCGTCGGTCCTCGACCTGCTGGTCCGGATCCAGTCCCACTACGGCCGCGTCGGAGCCTCACAGCAGGCCGGCGCGGTCACGTACTTCGCGTTCCTGTCCTTCTTTCCCGTGCTGGCACTGGCGGCCTTCGCCGTCGGCGTCGTCGACAACGTCTGGCCCGACGCCTCGGACGGCCTCACCCGCGCGATCGACCAGATCATGCCGGGGCTGGTCGGCTCCGGCGAGGGGCAGGTCTCACTCGACGACGTCCAGCGCTTCAGCGGTTGGGCCGGCATCGTCGGCCTCCTCGGCGTGCTGTACGCCGGCCTCGGCTGGATCGACGCCCTGCGGACGGGCCTCCTCGCGGTCTTCGAGGTCCCGCGCGAGGAGCAGCCCAGCTTCCTGGTCGCCAAGCGCGACGACCTGGTCGCGCTGGTCGGCATCGGCCTCGCGCTCTTCGTTAGCGTCGTCGGTGCGCAGACGCTGACCTCCTTCTCCACCGATGTCGTCGACTGGCTGGGCTTCGGCTGGCCGTGGCTGCTCTGGCTGCTCACCCATGTGCTGTCGTGGGCCGTCAGCGTGCTGCTCTTCGTCGTCCTCTTCGCGCTCGTCGCCAAGCCCCACATCCCACGTCGCTCGCTCGTCGAGGCCGCCGCGATCGGGGCCTTCGGCTTCGAGCTGATGAAGATGGTCTCCTTCGCCCTGCTCGGCTCGGCCAAGGGCTCTCCGGCCTTCCAGGCCTTCGGCGTCGCCCTCGTGCTGCTCGTGTGGATCAACTACTTCACGCGCGTAGTCTTCTACGCGGCGACGTACGCCGGTGAGGTGAGGAGACCGCAGTGAAGTTCGAGAAGAAGCACGCCTGGCTGCTGATCGGCGTCGGCATCTGGAACTTCTGGGTCTGGGGCACCTTCATCAAGAACCTCTCCGCCGCCCACTCCCGCGGCGAGGAGCACCCTGACGGCTACTGGATCGCGCATTCGATCCTGATCGTCGTCGACCTGGTCATCGGCGCGGTCCTGCTCGCCCTCGGCGTCAAGGCGCTTCGGGCGAGCAGGAAGGTCGGCTGACGCGCGTCAGGAGTTGTCGAGCGGGAGGCCGGCGGGGTTGACCTCGGACTTCGCGACCGCCTCATTGGTGAGGTTGTAGGTCTTGAGCCACTCGGCGTACTGGCCGTTCTCGATCAGGAAGTTGATCGCGTCGGCCACCGGCTGGGCAAGACCGCTGTCCTTCTTCACCGTGGCGGCGATGAGGCCCTGGAGGCTCGCGCCGGCACCGGAGTAGGTGCCCGCCGTACGGAACTTGTCGCCGGTCTGGGCCTCCTCGTAGGCGATGCCGGGGTTGGGGCCGAAGTAGGCGTCGATCTGGCCCGACTCGAGCGCCGTCCAGATGGCGGTGTTGTCGCTGTAGTACTTGATGTCGATGCCCTCCTTCCCGGCCGCCTTCAGCTTGTCGTTGAACTCGACGAGGATCTTCTCCTGGTTCGTGCCGGCGCCGACGGCGACCGTGAGGCCGTCGAGGACGGCGGGGTCACCGGTGAAGTCGAGCTGGTTGTCGCCCTTGACCGCGAGGCCGAGGTTGTCCTGGCGGTAGGAGGCGAAGTCGTACTTCTCCTTGCGCTTCTCGGTGTCGGTGATGTTGGAGAAGCCGACGT of Nocardioides sp. Kera G14 contains these proteins:
- a CDS encoding 2'-5' RNA ligase family protein translates to MQTIGVVIVVPEPWGSDLQAFRERIGDPMADLIPPHITLLPPVGISTQLISGVVDHLATAAGMVAPFEVALKGTDSFRPVSPVVFVALEEGADDCATLEGLVRNGPLGIDSSWPYHPHVTVAHELPDQVLDLACTELAGLEASFVVDEFTLYILDPDGRWHPTHTFPLGSQTDRGED
- a CDS encoding YihY/virulence factor BrkB family protein, translating into MPPAIVVRAQKAFEQARSRSSVLDLLVRIQSHYGRVGASQQAGAVTYFAFLSFFPVLALAAFAVGVVDNVWPDASDGLTRAIDQIMPGLVGSGEGQVSLDDVQRFSGWAGIVGLLGVLYAGLGWIDALRTGLLAVFEVPREEQPSFLVAKRDDLVALVGIGLALFVSVVGAQTLTSFSTDVVDWLGFGWPWLLWLLTHVLSWAVSVLLFVVLFALVAKPHIPRRSLVEAAAIGAFGFELMKMVSFALLGSAKGSPAFQAFGVALVLLVWINYFTRVVFYAATYAGEVRRPQ
- a CDS encoding SCO4848 family membrane protein, whose protein sequence is MKFEKKHAWLLIGVGIWNFWVWGTFIKNLSAAHSRGEEHPDGYWIAHSILIVVDLVIGAVLLALGVKALRASRKVG
- the trpS gene encoding tryptophan--tRNA ligase; translated protein: MPESASTPAARPRVLSGIQPTADSYHLGNYLGAVRNWADLQSDPADYEPFFFIADQHAITVEQDPKVLRRRTLVAAAQLIAAGVDPERSSIFIQSHVPEHVQLSWVLECLTGFGEARRMTQFKDKSAKQGEGSASVGLFTYPVLMAADILLYRPAYVPVGEDQRQHLELTRDLAQRFNSRYKKTFRIPEPYILKETAKIYDLQDPTSKMSKSASSPNGLIDMLDDPKVSAKKIRSAVTDSEAEVRFDEAEKPGVSNLLRIFSALSGVTIEKLEADYVGKGYGDFKSDLAEVVVDFVTPFRTRTFELLEDQTELTSVLARGAEKARAVASRTIADVYDRVGFVPPFPAA
- a CDS encoding ABC transporter substrate-binding protein, whose product is MSLVRPLTRPFVRNISVAATAATLALSLAACGSTKGEAAAAADTDGTTHVKIAVAAGDSYPTATIDVATQEKIRDELPKDLVKSGKLVIGEGALPTGFPPLAFVGDDDTTITGAEPDLGRLVAAVFGLEPEITNATWDNLFVGIDSGKTDVGFSNITDTEKRKEKYDFASYRQDNLGLAVKGDNQLDFTGDPAVLDGLTVAVGAGTNQEKILVEFNDKLKAAGKEGIDIKYYSDNTAIWTALESGQIDAYFGPNPGIAYEEAQTGDKFRTAGTYSGAGASLQGLIAATVKKDSGLAQPVADAINFLIENGQYAEWLKTYNLTNEAVAKSEVNPAGLPLDNS